The Alphaproteobacteria bacterium LSUCC0719 genome includes the window AGGGGCTTGGCTGGATCACAACCGTCGCCTTTACGCTGATTGGCGGGCTTTTCGCGCTGCGCACAGGTGTTGTCAAAGCGTTGCTGATCTCCGGCATCGCCATGGCGGCAACGAATATCCTGTTCAGCGTCCTGCACTGGGTCGGACAGAACGAGATCATGTTCGCCATTGCGGTGATTGCCGATGATCTTGCCGCCGCATTTGCCACTGTTGCCTTTGTGACGTTCATATCGCTTCTTGTCGACCGTAACTACACGGCAACGCAATATGCACTTCTGGCCTCGATCGGCACGCTGGGGCGGACCCTGCTGGCATCGTCATCCGGGGCGCTTGTTGACTGGCTGAATGGCGACTGGGGCATCTTCTTTATCATCACCGCCATAATGGTCATTCCGGCTCTGGCGGTTCTGTGGATGCTCAGGAACAAGCTGTTTTCAAAGACCGACCATCAAGCCGCAGAATGATCGCAGGTGCGGCAGAGGCGGCGTCAACGCGTATCAATGCGTCTGATGCCGCCTCGCTTGCCACGGCATGATGATGTGCGTTGGCATGTAAGAACCTGTCCGGTGACTGAAATATCCCGACATGACCCGGCCAGAAGGCAATGTCACCGCGTCGAGCCGCTGTTGGGTCGACGGTGATTGTCCGGCTTTGTGCCTGAAACCATTCGAATTGCGGGCCGCTGTCGCGTGGACAGGCAATGCCGGTTGCCTGCAGAGCAAGCTGCAGCAGTCCCGAACAATCTATCCCGGCTGCACTTCGCCCGCCCCACAGATAGGGCGTGCCGATGAAGCGCTCGGCGATCCTGACAAAATCATCCTCCACCTCGTCGACCGGCAGGGTGGACCGAACAGGAATATATCCTGTGGTGCCATTGCCAAGGGAAATGGCGTGCCAGTCACCGGTGGTTGCTGAAACGGTCACACATGCCCCCATCGATAGCCGCATCACTGCCGGTGATTTTACATCCGGCGCGGATTGCGCGTGGATTGACGCCGCGCTGATCCGATGCGTTCCTTTGATGACGGGCCCCAATGTCCCCTCGCTGGTGATCCAGCCTTCATAATCATCCACCAGCAGACGGATACGGGTATGAGTCCCATTCTGTTCCAGGATTTCGACCAATTCCCCGAACAAGGCTTCCGTTTCCAGGGGGGAGTCCTCGGATGTGGCGCGCCGTAGCGGCAATGAGGCGGCGCAGACCATCATCTGTGTTCCATGCTCTTGGCACTGACGGTCCCGCCACCATTCGGCGACCTCGAAATTGGGACAGGTTTTGTGTGTGTCGACGGCATCGCGATGGCCGACAATACGGGCCTTTGGATACCGGCTTTGCCACTGGGCAAGAAGGTTGGCCAGACTGTCCATCTGCGCTGCGGTAAAGCTGTTGCGGCCAATCAGGCATACGCCAAGGCTTCGCTCATTGGCGCCTTTCACATGCGCGCCGCGCCAATATTCGGGTCGCCCCGCCTCGCACAGGCCATCACGCCCGATAACCCTGTGGTAGCCAATGCCATCCCATCCAAAACCAAGATGCATCGCCTGAATGTCGCGTGCCCGCAAGGGTTCGTCATCAGGCGTGTCCGAGCAATGCACGACAAGCAATTCAATGGCATCGCTTTCAAGAAGGCCATCTATCGGCTGCCGGCGAGAGGGGGGCGAACGGGTCATGCGTGGTCTCCTGACCC containing:
- a CDS encoding N-acetylmuramoyl-L-alanine amidase; the protein is MTRSPPSRRQPIDGLLESDAIELLVVHCSDTPDDEPLRARDIQAMHLGFGWDGIGYHRVIGRDGLCEAGRPEYWRGAHVKGANERSLGVCLIGRNSFTAAQMDSLANLLAQWQSRYPKARIVGHRDAVDTHKTCPNFEVAEWWRDRQCQEHGTQMMVCAASLPLRRATSEDSPLETEALFGELVEILEQNGTHTRIRLLVDDYEGWITSEGTLGPVIKGTHRISAASIHAQSAPDVKSPAVMRLSMGACVTVSATTGDWHAISLGNGTTGYIPVRSTLPVDEVEDDFVRIAERFIGTPYLWGGRSAAGIDCSGLLQLALQATGIACPRDSGPQFEWFQAQSRTITVDPTAARRGDIAFWPGHVGIFQSPDRFLHANAHHHAVASEAASDALIRVDAASAAPAIILRLDGRSLKTACS